TGTGGCATAAATTTGTAAGATTCATGTAATGAAAGCCCAGCTAAGTAGAAGAAAATGCTAGATGTGCTGGCTGAAGTCCTCTCGTGTTGTGAGAGAGACCATGAGTGTCTGTGTGCAGCCAGGACACACGACGTGTGTTTGTCCACTGGGACCTTTGCCACTGGCCCCATTAGAGAAGTGGCTTCCAGCATCTGTGGATAAGCTGGTTTCTTACCAAGTGAAGTTAATCATGTGAAAGGCACTAGTTTTGGGGTGGTGTTACcttgtttgtttaaaaagcaTTTCCCCAAATTCACCTTTAATGGTTTatttcataagtgaaagaagagaaaatggaagaaagagacCTGCTGTCCGACTTACAGGACATCAGCGACAGCGAGAGGAAGACCAGCTCAGCCGAGTCCTCATCAGGTACCTGGAACCGCCTGGCCAAAGCCTTGACCACTGCTGCCAGGAAGGCCCAAGTTCACCCTCCGCCCTGCTGTCTTTCTCCAGCGGAATCAGGCTCAGgttctgaggaggaggaggaggaggaggaagaggaggaggaggaaggaagcacCAGTGAAGAatcagaggaggaggaggaggaggaggaagaggaggaagaggagaccGGCAGCAACTCTGAGGAGGCGTCAGAGCAGTCTGCTGGTGAGTCGCCGCGGCGACCGCGTGGGGTGTCGTGACTTCACTCTGCTGGTGAGTCGCCGCGGCGACCGNNNNNNNNNNGTGGGGTGTCGTGACTTCACTCTGCTGGTGAGTCGCCGCGGCGACCGTGTGAGGTGTCGTGACTTCACTGTAGTGttagaaactgcagagaaataGCTGGTGCATGTTGAAGCTCCCTTCTATCTAGGACTTTCTCAGGACACCTCCACATcgattcttttgtttgttttttgagacggaatcttgctctgttgcccaggctggagcacaatggcatgatctcggctcactgcaacctccgcctctcgggttcaagtgatcctcctgcctcagcctcccaagtagctgggattacaggcgtgcgccaccacaccctgctaatttttgtatttttagtagagtcagggttccaccatgttggctaggctggtctcgaactcctgacctcaggtgatccacccgccttggcctcccaaagtgctgggattccaggctgagccaccgcgcccggcctccgtGTTGATTCTTGGGAACACTTGTTGCTTAGCTGAAGCGGAGCCCACATCCTGCCTGTGGCAGCACTCACCTCAGTGCTGGTCTGAGCAGACGCCTCCTTTCTCTTGCAGAAGAAGTAAGTGAGGAAGAAATGAGTGAAGATGAAGAACGAGAAAATGAAAACCACCTCTTGGTTGGTAAGAGGCCTCCTTGGAGACAGAGCACCCTCCTTGTCTGTCTCTAAGTGCAGCGGCCCTCTCTTAAGACAGCTGGTCCTGCGAGGCATGGGGCATGCCAGGGGCTGGGACCAGGCTGCCTGACTCATTGGCCGCTCCAGTCTGTGCCGGTGGGGCCCGTGTTCCTCAGTGAGGCACAGTGCTAACCAAGGACGTTCTGTGTGCCCAGCAGGGCCGAGGAGCTGGAAAGCCCAGGCCCAGTTCCCCACAGGGGAGGCCAGTCAGATGGTGGCTCGGCCTGTCCCTGCAGAGTggaggcctggcctggcctccgGCCGGCAGTGAGGCTGTGTCTTCCGCCTGGGGGACATGGATCCAGGCGTGTCCCCTGCAGGACACCACGTACCTCCTCCCAGCTCAGCATCTGGGCTCTTTCTCAGCCGAGCCTGCCAGCGCTCCTAGGCCTCAGTGCCCGGGGTCCAGGGGGCGAGAGCCCAGCACTAGCACCTGCCAGCAGGACACAGGGCAGCCCTGCCACACGCTTCATGTCCCCGGGGCAGGAGGAGGTTCGTGATCCTTGCTTGTCCTAGCTTCATAATTAGGTTCAACTTTTCCAGTTCCAGAGTCACGGTTTGACCGAGATTCCGGGGAAAGTgaagaagcagaggaagaagTGGGTGAGGGGACGCCGCAGAGCAGCGCCCTGACAGAGGGCGACTACGTGCCCGAGTCCCCTGCCTTGTCACCCATCGAGCTCAAGCAGGAGCTGCCCAAGTACCTGCCGGCCCTGCAGGTCAGGCCCTCCCCTCGCCCCGGGTCGCTGTCTGCATTGGCAGTTGGAGTTACCACAGGGGCTGAGCGAAGCCTGGCCCCCGTGTTGGCGTCTGTCTCCTCACAGGGCTGCTGGGCCCACCCGGGCAGTGAGGGGCAGGCACAGCCGCTGGCCCCTTGTGCTTCTGGGTCCTGCCTCTTTCTTATGCTGGACGGAACTGGGTGGACAGGGAGGTGCCCGCAGCTTAGAAGGCAGGCAGCCTGGGCGTGCGGCTGCCCTGCTGTCACTGCCACCTGAGCTGTGTCCTCCTCCGCACTGGAGAACAGTGCCCTCCAGTTGACCCCTGCGTGGGTGGGTTACGTAGGCACCAAGGCCTTGTTACCAGCATCTGTGCAGGGCTTGGATGGTGGCTGCGGGAGTCAGTGTAGATGTGTGTGGCCAGAAGCCTTTTGTTCAGGCAGCTGTCAATGAGGCAGGATATTGCTTGGAGCGGTTTGGAAGGGACAGGCCTGAGAAGGTGCCAGTGGCCTCGGGGCCTGGGAGACCTGCAGGGACTCGGCCCCTCCTTGGTGCCTGTTGGGGGAGATGTTCTCTCTGGTACATGCGGCAGGCCTCTGTCGACTGCTCTATGCATTGTGAGCGCCTCTGCCCCTTAGTGTTCCTGAGCATAGGCGTTGGGCCACAGGCCACCCCGAGTACGTGACATCCGGCCTGGGCACCGGCCCCAAGGTACACGCAGGGGGAGGTGCCCTGGCATGGGGCGCCATGCTGCACCTGGCAGGTAGTGCCCGTCCTCAGTGTCATCCTGGTACAAGCAGGGGGCACTCCCAGTTTGACCGGGAGACTCTCTGGATggccttttttttggagactgggtctggctctgtcgccaggctggagtggagtggcttaatcatagctcactgcagcctacacctcccaggctcagacaatcctcccatctcagcctcctgagtagctagaactacaggcgcaagccaccatgcctggctaaatttttaattttgtagaaaacagttttggctgggcacagtggctcacgcctataatcccaacactttgggaggccgaggtggtgggtggatcacgagatcaggagttcgagaccagcctgaccaacatggtgaaaccccatctctactaaaaatacaaaaattagccgggcgtggtggcgcgtgcctgtaatcccagctactcaggaggctgaggcaggagaatcgcttgaacccaggaggtggaggttgcagtgagccgagatctcgccattgtactccagcctgggtgacagagcgagactccatctcaaaaaagaaaaaaaaaaaatagaaaacagtcttgctgtgttggcgaggctggtcttgaactcctgggctcaagcagtcctcctgccttgccctcccgaagtgctggagttacaggcctgagccctcACACCCGGCTGGGGTGGCCTTCTGTTCATACTGGTTTTGTTTCATAATAAAGTGTCACATGGTCTTGCAAGGAAACAGACTTTGAGAACTGAGCTGCTCCCGGCCCTACCCCCTGCCCAGTCCCACAGCTCTGCCCTGCAGCCGCCCTGTACCAGGTGTGCCATGCCCGGGACGCAGCCGCCCTCCTTCCAGTTGGCATGGCCACTGAGACCTCACGTAGCTGCTCCCTCCCCAGGGCTGCCGGAGCGTCGAGGAGTTCCAGTGCCTGAACAGGATTGAGGAGGGCACCTATGGAGTGGTCTACAGagcaaaagataagaaaacaggTGGGTGGAGTCCCGGCTCACCCCACAAAAACGAGGGGAAGTGGGGCAGGGCCTGGCCGCCTGAGAGGTCCTGCCTCACCTGAGCAGCTAGTGGAGGTTGGGCCTCTCAGCGTCTCTAGAAGCCAGAGGTCAGCCTGGCCCTGGGGCTTTGCCCCTCCCTCGCAGTAGCAGGCGGCCTGCCCCACAGGGCCAAGACCCAGCGCGTGGAGTGGTCTGCGCCAGGGCTGGTCTGCAGGTTTGCATTCCCAGCGTCCCGCCCAGCAGGCGTGTGAGCCGGGGACTCTGTTGGGGAGTCAGCCACTGGTATCCCAGGTAAGACCAGCTCTGTTGGGGAAGTTGACACGGAGTCAGCGTGGCCGCTGGGATCCCAGGTGGCTGTAGGTGCCTGTGGGTGTCCGTGGTGCATGGAGAGTGGGGAAGCCGTTGGTCCGTGGGTGTTACCCTGACCTCGGCTGGGGCGTTCTCCTGGTGCCCACGTGCCTCCACCTAGAACGAGATCCCCTCCGTGAAATGCACTTTGGGCACTGCCTGTGATCCTCACTGAGCAAGTCCGCTGTCGGCGCCGTGATTTTGAGAACGCCTCTCGGTGCCGTCTGTTTTCTTCACAGATGAAATCGTGGCTCTGAAGCGGCTGAagatggagaaggagaaggagggctTCCCGATCACGTCGCTGagggagatcaacaccatcctcaAGGCCCAGCATCCCAACATCGTCACCGTTAGAGTGAGCCTGGCCCCACCGTGCACACCCTGGGGGGAAGGCTTTTCCGACGGCCCCATGTTGTCCTGGTGCTGTCCTGGGGCCAGGTGCTTCCTACACTCCCCTGCGCTTAGCAAAGCCCTTCACAGACCACACAGAAGCAAGCATTCGCCCCCCGGGTGGCACTGGAGGTCCTTACTGTCCCTCAGCATCTGCGCCCGGGTTCGGGTggtggcaggggttggggggccCTGAGGTGCCCAGCACCCACAGAGCCATGCCCTGCAGGAGATCGTGGTGGGCAGCAACATGGACAAGATCTACATCGTGATGAACTACGTGGAGCACGACCTCAAGAGCCTGATGGAGACCATGAAGCAGCCCTTCCTGCCAGGTACAGCGCGCCCCAGGCCTCTCGGCACCCAAGTGGGAGCAGTGGCCTGGGCGCCCCCGCGGTGACACTGCTGCAGGGAGGGCCAGCTGCATCCACAGGGCAAGCCCTGAGAAGCCTGTGTTGCTGCTGAGGCGAGTGGGTACCCTCAGTGCCCTGGGCTGAGGGCGGTCAGGTCCACATGGGAGCCTGTCTGTCTCGCTCCCTCCCAGGGGAGGTGAAGACCCTGATGATCCAGCTGCTACGGGGGGTGAAGCACCTGCACGACAACTGGATCCTGCACCGTGACCTCAAGACGTCCAACTTGCTGCTGAGCCACGCTGGCATCCTCAAGGTGAGACCCCCACCCACTGAGTGGCCCATCGCAGGGAGACCTGCCCGGCCCCCCCACAGCCGCCCGTCTGTCCTTGCAGGTGGGTGACTTCGGGCTGGCGCGGGAGTACGGCTCTCCTCTGAAGGCCTACACCCCGGTCGTGGTGACCCTGTGGTACCGCGCCCCAGAGCTGCTGCTTGGTGCCAAGGTGAGTCCTGGGCATCTGAGAGCCTCCCCTGCCCCCCATGCAGTCTCCCACAGCTCCACGGGCCCTGGCCCTCCTGAGCGCCTCTCCTGTCCTCTTAGGAATACTCCACGGCCGTCGACATGTGGTCGGTGGGCTGCATCTTCGGGGAGCTGCTGACTCAGAAGCCTCTGTTCCCCGGGAAGTCGGACATTGATCAGATCAACAAAGTGTTCAAGGTGGGTCTGGGCCCCACTGCAGGTGTGCTGTGGGGTTGTGCAGGAGCTGCAGGAATTGGGCTGGGTTGAGATGGGGACCGGGGCCACCGAGAGCCCTCCTGGTGGTTTGTCTTCTCTGCTGGGACACGGCTGCCAACACCATGGGCCACGTGGCGTGGCTGTTGAAACACCTCTGTCTTTCAGGACCTGGGGACCCCCAGTGAAAAAATCTGGCCCGGCTACAACGAGCTCCCAGCAGTGAAGAAGATGACCTTCAGCGAGTACCCCTACAACAACCTCCGCAAGCGCTTCGGGGCCCTGCTCTCAGACCAGGGCTTCGACCTCATGAACAAGTGAGCCCAGTGCAGCCGGCGGCGGGAGGTCCCGAGCCATAGTGGGGGCTTCCCGGTCCCAGGCCCACCTGCTGGCTCACCACTTTCCAGAACTGTCCTGGTGCCTGGTGCCCCATGCCCTGAGCCCTGTCCCAACACAGCCCATCTCTGGGGGACCCAGTGGAGCACTCAAGcacctcctgggcctctgggcctctCCCCCCAGGTTCCTGACCTACTTTCCCGGGAGGAGGATCAGCGCTGAGGATGGCCTCAAGCACGAGTATTTCCGCGAGACTCCCCTCCCTATCGATCCTTCCATGTTCCCCACGTGGCCCGCCAAGAGTGAGCAGCAGCGCGTGAAGCGGGGCACCAGCCCGAGGCCCCCTGAGGGAGGCCTGGGCTACAGCCAGCTGGTGAGGGGCCTGGCTGGTGGGGCGTGCCCACAGGTGGGGCTGGCTTGGGCAGGGTCCTCACGGTAGCCGACTCGTCCTAGGGCGACGACGACCTGAAGGAGACGGGCTTCCACCTTACCACCACAAACCAGGGGGCCTCAGCCGCGGGCCCCGGCTTCAGCCTCAAGTTCTGAAGGTCATAGTAGACCCCGTCCTGGGGAGAACTcagccgggaccacaggcgcggCTACTGCGCCTGGAGCTGCTATGAGACGCAGAACTCCTCATCTTAtttccatgttttgtttttgtattttggtttgTAAATTTGTAGAATTAAATCATATTCCTTGTTGTGGAGGAAAGAGCTGTTTTCAGATCTCCCTGACTTGcccagggaggagagggtggGCATCTGCGGGCACCTACTTGGGGCAGCACAAACCCCCACACACCCTCTCCCTCTCGACACACCGGGCTGGCTGGGCCGCGATTGGGAAGGAGCAGGTGGGGTCGGGTCGATTATTTGATCTTTGGAGCTGGAGACCTGTTTCTGTGTTGGGATGAGTGATGCTTTCCTGCCCCGACTCGCTCGTCCAGGCAGCCCTGTCCACACAGGCCCCCggcccccaacccccagccccagGTATTCTGGCAGCCTCAGCAGGTTTTTATACCAGGTTGTTAcgagttttaaaatgtgttaaaatattcTTGGAGGAGAGCTCCCCGTGTCCCCCTCTCAGTAGCCTGGGACCATGTGGGGAGGGGAGTCGCAGACCACCAGGCTCTCGGGGAAGAGGGTGGGGTGGTGGCTGTGGCCTCTGACCCCACGTGGGCCAGTCTCTGTCCCAGGCCGGAGGGGTGCTCCTAGCTCCAGGGGGGCTCCACCCTGTGCCAATCCGGCCTCCACCCACATCCCCTTGCAGAAGATCCTGGAGACCCATCCCAGGAAGCTCCCTCGCCTCCCCCCCCATCTCTGAGCAAGCCCTAGACAGAACCCAGGCTTCCGGGGCTACCCCACGTGCTGTCCCCGGCACTGGGGCCTCCACTATCCCACTTTTCCAGGGGCCACCTTGGCAAAGCCTGTCCCGTACTGTATCTGTCGTCTGCTGTGCAGGAAAGCAGGGGGTGCCTGGCTCCAAGGACGCCCACCTCTTGGTGGACCAGGGGCTGGGGTGTCCACCTGCCCAGACTGCCCGCTGCCCTCCCAAGCATGAACGAGAAGACATCAGAGAGAAAGTGCTTTATCAGCCGGGCTCAGCCCCGCACACGGACTCGCCAGGAGTAGGTGGTCAGCACGCGCTGCTGGCGGCGCACCACGCAGGTGTAGGTGCCCTCATTGACGGCGTTGGCAATGATGCTCAGGTGTGCCTCACCCAGGGCCAGGTAGCCGGGGTAGGAGAACTCCAGGGGCTCCTGGTCCTTGTACCAGCTGCAGGGGGGCGGGGTGTCTCCTGCAGGCACAGCCCCCACCGACTCCCTGCCCTGCACCCCTGCCCCAGGGCCCCAAGCTGCCCACCCTGAAGACCCGCCAGGGCACCCACTTACTACACTTTTCCTTTCTTGTGGAGAATCTTCTGGCCGCACCGGAAGGTCACGTTCCTGCCCTCCGGCACCAGCCTGGTTTTGGTCCTGGGGGGCGGTGGGGTGGTGGCCACCGTCGGGAAGGGGAATTCTGCTCCGGGTGGGGGAAGAGCCCCATCAGCGTCCCCTCAGCCCAGACCATAGCCAAGACCCAGCCCCCACGCAGCCCCGGCCCGGCCCCTGGGCATCACCGTAGCAGAAGTCGCAGCTGCTGGGGCAGAGCCTCTTCATGAGGCGCCGGCGAGCGTCGCAGAAGCCCCTCCGTGCCCAGGACGCGCACACGAAAAGCCTGTCCAGGCATCCTGCCGGGAGCGGGAGCGTGGGGAGCATGGCCTGGCTCAGGACCGCCCCATCCCCGCCCTCCCGCCCGACAAAGAAACTCACCGTAGAGCCGGTGCAGCCCCCACAGCTCGTCCTGGGACAACGCCTTCCAGCCGCGCAGCGTGGCGTTCAGGTGCATGAGCGCCCGGCCGTGCTGTGAGTGCATCAGGCCCAGCGCGTGGCCGATCTCGTGGGCCGCCACGTGCACCAGGTCCGTGAGCCACACGCCTGCGGGCCCCGGGGGTCAGCGCCTGGGAGCCCCGGGCCCAGCCCCGCCGCCCGTGGGCCAGCTCCCCGAGGCCCGGCACATCTGCTGGAGCGCAGCCGCGGAGCCGCCCTCCGCCGCAGCCACGGAAAGATAAGAATGTTCTGGGCCCAGGCGGTGAGCTCGGCCCCCAGGAATGCAGCTCCTGCTCCCGCTCCAGAGTCGCAGGGGGATGGGAAAGGGAGTTCAGGGCTGCGGGGACTGGGGGCTCCCGCGGGCTCCCCTCCTGCCTGCTCCACTCCGGTAGCGGCCACCACCCCGGAAGGTCCCTCCTGCCGTCTGCCCCAAAGCCCGACCGCGGCAGCCCACTGCGCTGCGGAGGAGAGGCCTCCAGGAGGCCAGCCTGGACGGTCACCTTTCTTCCAGCTGTAGCGCGTGGGGCCCAGCACCCAGTACTCGCTGTCGTCGAAGTGGATGCCGCCGTGCGGGGGGAAGAAGGCATGGGCCAGCTCCCCCGTGGGGCCGTCGAAGCAGTGGTGCAGCGCGGAGACCAGGCAGTCCGTGTGGTTGATCGGGTAGAAGCCTGGGGGGAGCACAGGGCTGAGAGGCCAGGCGCGCACGGCCgggccggggcgggggcgggcgcCCACCTATCCGGAGGTCGCTGGGCTGCTCGGGGGCCACCTCGCGGAAGCTGAAGGGGGACACGTCGCTCCACATGCGGAAGGCGGCAGCCAGGGCCCGCCGCGTCTCCCGCGGGCTCAGCAGGTTCCGAGGGAAGGAGAGGATCCTGCAGGGAGAGGGAGCTCAGCGGGGGCCGGCCGCGCCCCCTCCCCCAGGGCCAAGCCGGGGCGCACCTGTAGGTGAGGTTGAAGTGGTCCCAGCGCAGCCTGGCTGGAGTCAGCGTGTAGCGGCGTCTGCGGGGGGCCAGTGGGCCCGGGACCCGGGTTGGGGGGACCCCCGAGAGGCCCAGCGCGGCGGCGTCTCCCTTCAGGGAAGAAAGCGTGCGTGGGAGGCACCGGTGACGGTCCCCAGGGCCAAAAACTGCCGCGGAAAATGGACTGGAAGGAAACGGGGGTGGGGGTGCCCAGGGCTGGGAGCGGGCGTGGTGGGTCCTGTCTGCCTGTGGTTTCGGGTCTCCTAACCTGAGCGTCTTGTTGCACGTCCCTGGGAACGCGGCGCCGTGGAGGCGAAGGGGCTGGACAGCAGGGCGCGGCCTCCCACCCCTCCCAACAACTGGACACAGGGGCGTCCGACCCTCCGACCTCGGGACGCACATCCGGACCGTCAAACACCCCACACGCCCCGCACGCGTCCTGCGCGCCCCCAGACAGACCAGACCCACAGACGTGAGAACCCCCACCCCGACACCTGGCCTCCCCGCCCGCCGCTCACCTGCGCCGCGCCCCAGGCCGGCACCGCCGGGGCCCCCAGCCGGGCCAGCAGCACCAGCACGGGGAGGAGGCACAGGGCGACCAGCGTGGCTCCAAGCCAGCGGCGCTCGACGCCGGCCCCCGGGGCCTCCGAGGGGACACGGGCCCCGCGGCCCATGGCGGACTTGCTGTGGGGCTCAGGGCCGCATGGGGCAGCACGGCGCGGGGGCCCGGGCCGCAGAGCCGCCGGGGAGGATCTGGAGGGGAGGCAGTGGCTGGGCGGCTCGGGTTACAGCCccgtggggggggggggacgggGCGGGAGAGGGGGCAAGGCTGCCCCTGAAGGGAACCAGCTGGCCCGACCGTTGGCCGAGCTGCCTGCTGCCTCCAGCCGGGGGCATGGGGACCCGCGTCCTGTGGGCCAGGGGCAGAGGCCTGGGCATGGCCCTCTGGGCGGGGTCCTGGGAAGGGGGGAGCGAACAGGGCCCCAGGGAACCCGGGAAGGGCAGCGCCAGGGCTCCCGCTTAGGAAAGGGCAGCCAGTGGGGTCCCCGAGCCGGCTGGGCAGTGAATGACCTGGTGGCTTTTTTCCCAAATGGAATCCCCAACAATCCCTGAGCCCCACAGGAGCGGAGTCTCCATCCTGGCCCAGGCGGCTGAGCTGGGCCGCAGGGGACGCGCCGCCCGCCTGACAGTGTCCCCGAGAGCTGGGAGGGGACGGCAGGATGGGGACGTGGCAGTGAGTACGGGGCGGCGGAGGGGGAGGCGGGGAGGGGGTGCGTGGGTAGGGAAGGGCCACGGAGGGTGCCAGGTTGCGGGGCGGAGGGAGGGAACTTGTCGGGGTCTCCCAGGGAGCCGGGAAGGGGCGGGCCCTGGCTCGGGGGAACCCCGTGGGCGGCGGCGCGGGCGGTGGAGGGTGTGTGGCTCCTGAATCCCCGGCTAGGCCCCAGCAAAGGGGAGAGGGAAACGGGAGGGGGAACGGGAAGCGGAGCCAGGCGCCGGGCAGAGAGGTCTGGACCGGTCCTGACTGGGGGCGGGGAGCTCGGAGGCCCAAAGGCCCGACGGGGCGGCCTGCGTCCAGACGCGAACGGCTCGGGGCTGGGACCGAGACCCAGCACCGGCgtcccgggggggg
The genomic region above belongs to Piliocolobus tephrosceles isolate RC106 chromosome 1, ASM277652v3, whole genome shotgun sequence and contains:
- the CDK11B gene encoding cyclin-dependent kinase 11B isoform X3, which encodes MGDEKDSWKVKTLDEILQEKKRRKEQEEKAEIKRLKNSDDRDSKRDSLEEGELRDHRMEITIRNSPYRREDSMEDRGEEDDSLAIKPPQQMSRKEKAHHRKDEKRKEKRRHRSHSAEGGKHARVKEKEREHERRKRHREEQDKARREWERQKRREMAREHSRRERDRLEQLERKRERERKMREQQKEQREQKERERRAEERRKEREARREVSAHHRTMREDYSDKVKASHWSRSPPRPPRERFELGDSRKPVKEEKMEERDLLSDLQDISDSERKTSSAESSSAESGSGSEEEEEEEEEEEEEGSTSEESEEEEEEEEEEEEETGSNSEEASEQSAEEVSEEEMSEDEERENENHLLVVPESRFDRDSGESEEAEEEVGEGTPQSSALTEGDYVPESPALSPIELKQELPKYLPALQGCRSVEEFQCLNRIEEGTYGVVYRAKDKKTDEIVALKRLKMEKEKEGFPITSLREINTILKAQHPNIVTVREIVVGSNMDKIYIVMNYVEHDLKSLMETMKQPFLPGEVKTLMIQLLRGVKHLHDNWILHRDLKTSNLLLSHAGILKVGDFGLAREYGSPLKAYTPVVVTLWYRAPELLLGAKEYSTAVDMWSVGCIFGELLTQKPLFPGKSDIDQINKVFKDLGTPSEKIWPGYNELPAVKKMTFSEYPYNNLRKRFGALLSDQGFDLMNKFLTYFPGRRISAEDGLKHEYFRETPLPIDPSMFPTWPAKSEQQRVKRGTSPRPPEGGLGYSQLGDDDLKETGFHLTTTNQGASAAGPGFSLKF
- the CDK11B gene encoding cyclin-dependent kinase 11B isoform X7, with amino-acid sequence MSQSDDRDSKRDSLEEGELRDHRMEITIRNSPYRREDSMEDRGEEDDSLAIKPPQQMSRKEKAHHRKDEKRKEKRRHRSHSAEGGKHARVKEKEREHERRKRHREEQDKARREWERQKRREMAREHSRRERDRLEQLERKRERERKMREQQKEQREQKERERRAEERRKEREARREVSAHHRTMREDYSDKVKASHWSRSPPRPPRERFELGDSRKPVKEEKMEERDLLSDLQDISDSERKTSSAESSSAESGSGSEEEEEEEEEEEEEGSTSEESEEEEEEEEEEEEETGSNSEEASEQSAEEVSEEEMSEDEERENENHLLVVPESRFDRDSGESEEAEEEVGEGTPQSSALTEGDYVPESPALSPIELKQELPKYLPALQGCRSVEEFQCLNRIEEGTYGVVYRAKDKKTDEIVALKRLKMEKEKEGFPITSLREINTILKAQHPNIVTVREIVVGSNMDKIYIVMNYVEHDLKSLMETMKQPFLPGEVKTLMIQLLRGVKHLHDNWILHRDLKTSNLLLSHAGILKVGDFGLAREYGSPLKAYTPVVVTLWYRAPELLLGAKEYSTAVDMWSVGCIFGELLTQKPLFPGKSDIDQINKVFKDLGTPSEKIWPGYNELPAVKKMTFSEYPYNNLRKRFGALLSDQGFDLMNKFLTYFPGRRISAEDGLKHEYFRETPLPIDPSMFPTWPAKSEQQRVKRGTSPRPPEGGLGYSQLGDDDLKETGFHLTTTNQGASAAGPGFSLKF
- the CDK11B gene encoding cyclin-dependent kinase 11B isoform X6 is translated as MSQSDDRDSKRDSLEEGELRDHRMEITIRNSPYRREDSMEDRGEEDDSLAIKPPQQMSRKEKAHHRKDEKRKEKRKHARVKEKEREHERRKRHREEQDKARREWERQKRREMAREHSRRERDRLEQLERKRERERKMREQQKEQREQKERERRAEERRKEREARREVSAHHRTMREDYSDKVKASHWSRSPPRPPRERFELGDSRKPGEARPAAAQKPAQLKEEKMEERDLLSDLQDISDSERKTSSAESSSAESGSGSEEEEEEEEEEEEEGSTSEESEEEEEEEEEEEEETGSNSEEASEQSAEEVSEEEMSEDEERENENHLLVVPESRFDRDSGESEEAEEEVGEGTPQSSALTEGDYVPESPALSPIELKQELPKYLPALQGCRSVEEFQCLNRIEEGTYGVVYRAKDKKTDEIVALKRLKMEKEKEGFPITSLREINTILKAQHPNIVTVREIVVGSNMDKIYIVMNYVEHDLKSLMETMKQPFLPGEVKTLMIQLLRGVKHLHDNWILHRDLKTSNLLLSHAGILKVGDFGLAREYGSPLKAYTPVVVTLWYRAPELLLGAKEYSTAVDMWSVGCIFGELLTQKPLFPGKSDIDQINKVFKDLGTPSEKIWPGYNELPAVKKMTFSEYPYNNLRKRFGALLSDQGFDLMNKFLTYFPGRRISAEDGLKHEYFRETPLPIDPSMFPTWPAKSEQQRVKRGTSPRPPEGGLGYSQLGDDDLKETGFHLTTTNQGASAAGPGFSLKF
- the CDK11B gene encoding cyclin-dependent kinase 11B isoform X1; translation: MGDEKDSWKVKTLDEILQEKKRRKEQEEKAEIKRLKNSDDRDSKRDSLEEGELRDHRMEITIRNSPYRREDSMEDRGEEDDSLAIKPPQQMSRKEKAHHRKDEKRKEKRRHRSHSAEGGKHARVKEKEREHERRKRHREEQDKARREWERQKRREMAREHSRRERDRLEQLERKRERERKMREQQKEQREQKERERRAEERRKEREARREVSAHHRTMREDYSDKVKASHWSRSPPRPPRERFELGDSRKPGEARPAAAQKPAQLKEEKMEERDLLSDLQDISDSERKTSSAESSSAESGSGSEEEEEEEEEEEEEGSTSEESEEEEEEEEEEEEETGSNSEEASEQSAEEVSEEEMSEDEERENENHLLVVPESRFDRDSGESEEAEEEVGEGTPQSSALTEGDYVPESPALSPIELKQELPKYLPALQGCRSVEEFQCLNRIEEGTYGVVYRAKDKKTDEIVALKRLKMEKEKEGFPITSLREINTILKAQHPNIVTVREIVVGSNMDKIYIVMNYVEHDLKSLMETMKQPFLPGEVKTLMIQLLRGVKHLHDNWILHRDLKTSNLLLSHAGILKVGDFGLAREYGSPLKAYTPVVVTLWYRAPELLLGAKEYSTAVDMWSVGCIFGELLTQKPLFPGKSDIDQINKVFKDLGTPSEKIWPGYNELPAVKKMTFSEYPYNNLRKRFGALLSDQGFDLMNKFLTYFPGRRISAEDGLKHEYFRETPLPIDPSMFPTWPAKSEQQRVKRGTSPRPPEGGLGYSQLGDDDLKETGFHLTTTNQGASAAGPGFSLKF
- the CDK11B gene encoding cyclin-dependent kinase 11B isoform X5 gives rise to the protein MSQSDDRDSKRDSLEEGELRDHRMEITIRNSPYRREDSMEDRGEEDDSLAIKPPQQMSRKEKAHHRKDEKRKEKRRHRSHSAEGGKHARVKEKEREHERRKRHREEQDKARREWERQKRREMAREHSRRERDRLEQLERKRERERKMREQQKEQREQKERERRAEERRKEREARREVSAHHRTMREDYSDKVKASHWSRSPPRPPRERFELGDSRKPGEARPAAAQKPAQLKEEKMEERDLLSDLQDISDSERKTSSAESSSAESGSGSEEEEEEEEEEEEEGSTSEESEEEEEEEEEEEEETGSNSEEASEQSAEEVSEEEMSEDEERENENHLLVVPESRFDRDSGESEEAEEEVGEGTPQSSALTEGDYVPESPALSPIELKQELPKYLPALQGCRSVEEFQCLNRIEEGTYGVVYRAKDKKTDEIVALKRLKMEKEKEGFPITSLREINTILKAQHPNIVTVREIVVGSNMDKIYIVMNYVEHDLKSLMETMKQPFLPGEVKTLMIQLLRGVKHLHDNWILHRDLKTSNLLLSHAGILKVGDFGLAREYGSPLKAYTPVVVTLWYRAPELLLGAKEYSTAVDMWSVGCIFGELLTQKPLFPGKSDIDQINKVFKDLGTPSEKIWPGYNELPAVKKMTFSEYPYNNLRKRFGALLSDQGFDLMNKFLTYFPGRRISAEDGLKHEYFRETPLPIDPSMFPTWPAKSEQQRVKRGTSPRPPEGGLGYSQLGDDDLKETGFHLTTTNQGASAAGPGFSLKF
- the CDK11B gene encoding cyclin-dependent kinase 11B isoform X8, with product MREDYSDKVKASHWSRSPPRPPRERFELGDSRKPGEARPAAAQKPAQLKEEKMEERDLLSDLQDISDSERKTSSAESSSAESGSGSEEEEEEEEEEEEEGSTSEESEEEEEEEEEEEEETGSNSEEASEQSAEEVSEEEMSEDEERENENHLLVVPESRFDRDSGESEEAEEEVGEGTPQSSALTEGDYVPESPALSPIELKQELPKYLPALQGCRSVEEFQCLNRIEEGTYGVVYRAKDKKTDEIVALKRLKMEKEKEGFPITSLREINTILKAQHPNIVTVREIVVGSNMDKIYIVMNYVEHDLKSLMETMKQPFLPGEVKTLMIQLLRGVKHLHDNWILHRDLKTSNLLLSHAGILKVGDFGLAREYGSPLKAYTPVVVTLWYRAPELLLGAKEYSTAVDMWSVGCIFGELLTQKPLFPGKSDIDQINKVFKDLGTPSEKIWPGYNELPAVKKMTFSEYPYNNLRKRFGALLSDQGFDLMNKFLTYFPGRRISAEDGLKHEYFRETPLPIDPSMFPTWPAKSEQQRVKRGTSPRPPEGGLGYSQLGDDDLKETGFHLTTTNQGASAAGPGFSLKF